The region ATGATCTGGATTGCGTACTCGTAGTGTTGCGGAGTAGGATTGCTCATAGCGCGGGCGAGATAGGCGACGTGGAAGGATATATCGGCTCGCAGTTGGGTTGCTGGGTACAGCAGCTTGCCAATAACCTTCTGGTAGTTCTGAATTTGTTGTTGAGTTGCAAGATCAGTTGGAGATCGCAGCTTCAACTTGAGTACTGAGGTATCAAGTGGCGTGTAGCGAGGGAGCGCGTGTTGACGACTATACTCCTCTACAAGCTTGTCGACATATGACTCCATTGAGATCTCGATGAGTCGGGATGGTCGTGAGCGTCGGATCCGGAGACCTAGGTAGTGAGAGATTGGTCCTAGATCTCGACACTTGTACTTCTTGTATACAGCCTCTTTGATCTCCTTCATGCGTTGCTTCGTAGCTGTGATGAAGATGATATCATCAACATACGCAAGGATAAGACTGCCGTCTAGGTGTTTGAAGACACATGGATCTGACTCTAAAGGATCGAAGCCGATACCCTTgagatagctcgatagctcaTTGTACCAGAGGCGTGGTGAGCGGCGCAGGCCGTACAAAGCTTTGATAAGCTTGGCTTTGCGTCCGTCTGGCAGGCGGACATAGACTACTTCGTCTTTGTCTAGTTTACCGTTGAGAAAGGCGGTAACAACGTCTGCTTGCTCACATTCCAAGTCTTCGGTTGCGACAAGGGCGAGAAGGACTTTCAGTGTAGTTGCGCGAGCTACTGCAGCGTAGGTTTCGCGCCAGAAGTCGGTCTCCTGCCTATTGCCACAGACAACCAGTCGAGCCTTGAAGCGCTCGAGTTGTCCATCGTCCTTGACTTTGTATTTGTATACCCACTTAGTAGGCAGGGCGTATACGCCGGGAGGGATCGTGGTTGTGGTCTCCCATGTGCCATTCTGGTCGAGTGATACGAGCTCTTCATCTTCAGCAGCGATCCATTGCTTGCTGTATGGATGAAGGCGTGCTGCCTTGCGTGTGGCAGGCTCAGGCGGTAagtctgttgttgttgcctCTGTAATTGCCGTAGCAAAGCAACGAGAGACTGCCGCGTATCGGTTGGGCGGTCGAGTGATGCGACGACGTCCATCGAGTATGTTACGGGCATCAAATGATGCACTGATCTCGTCGTGACGTGGAGCGTTTTGGGATGTATCCCGACGCTGAGGTGTTGCTCGAGCATTAGCAACCTCGGTAAGACTGTTGTAGTTGTCAATGTCCGCGTCAAAGTCAAAGCTAGACTGCGCTTCAGTCTCTAGTCCGTCAAATACATAACCACTACCTTGCTCCGGGAGAGAGACTTCATGGTGTGGAAATGAAGAGGGATCTAGTGCTGGCGGTGGATCTTGGATATAGAAGCTTTGATCCGGTTCGGTTGTAGCTGTGTCTTCTTGGACTACAGCTTTTACGTCGTGTTTAGGCCAAACAACACTGCTCGTACGGTGTATAGACTGTGTGACTGGATCCCACATGAGATAGATCCGAGATCCTTCTCGACCGACGAAGTACATCTTGACCGATCGTGGTTCGAACTTGGCGCTCTGAACTCGTCGCTGTACTGGTTGATGGACGTACCCAGCTTCTCCGAAGGTGCGGAAGGAGCATAGATTAGGCACAGGGTTTGCAACCTTCATGTGCTCAAATAGCAGCTGTCTTGGTGTCTTACTGTCTGGTACAGCAGAGCTGACGCTATGGTTAAGGACGTCGATGGAGTACTGGGCTGCGTATGGCCAGTATGACTTAGATATGTGAGGCGCCGCCAAAATCATTGTGCGTGCTCGGACCTCCACTACGTAGTTGCTGGCTTCAGCGACTCCATTCTGGTGGGGTGTATAGGCGGTGGAAGGCTCGGAGATAATGCCTTTGTCCTTGAAGTAACGCCTAGTCGTCTGGTTGAGGAACATGTTGTCGTTGTCCATGTGAACGATCGATACTCGAAcgtggtgttgagtttccATCTTGTCCAGGTGTTGTATAAGCTTAGATGTGATTGCTGCTTTGCAGTCTGTGAAATCAATCCAGCGGTATCGTGAGTAGTCGTCGGTGTACAGTATCCAGTAGCGCTCACCGTTGACACCTTCGGGCGTCACGGGTCCAACAATATCGATATGAATACGATGGAGGAACGTGGTTGAGCGGGCTGGAGACCGTCGTGAGATCTGCTTCTTCGATTTGGATAACATGCAGGCCTCGCATGAGAATGCCTGTGTTGTAGTGAGACGTAGGCCGGTGGTGTTGGCGACGAGTAGCTTAAGAGCTTTAGGGTCGGCATGGCCAAACAGCTCATGGAGCTCCTGGAGGGTAATCTCGCGATAGGGAGCGAGTACACCTGTTGGGTTGGTTGTCGCGGCGGTTGCAAAGGCAAACGCGCGAGCTGCCTCAAGCTCTGTGTTGGCGAGGAGGAGCGTAGGGATCTTGTCGATCTCAGGTGTGAAGGCGATCTCTTGTTGTGATGGCATGAGGTACAGCTTGCTGTCCCAGCCGTGGTAATAGAGATTTTTCGCTCGTAGTTTGGAGTGGGAGAGGACTGATACAAACATGTCTGGTGCATATAGCACGTTGGTGAAGGAGACCTTGTTGAGTACACCTTCTGACGTGACGACAGTGATCTGAATGGTACCTACCTGCTTGGCAGTAATAGGTCCGGCTCCAGTATTAATTATAGCAGGAGTAGTGTCGTGTAGAATTTGGAACTTGTTGCGATCATTGCAGATGTGATCGCTGCTTCCAGTATCGATAATAAATCGTTGTTTGAAATTAGAGGTCTCCTTGGTGAGACTCTGTACCTTCTCTGACAGATGAACTGTTGTAAAGGTAAAACCTTCAGCATTAATAGCTGCGGCGTTGGTGCTAGTGGGCTGTTGTTTGCCTTGTTGTTGAGCTTGGCGCTGACGCCAGGCTTCAGTGGCGAGATGAGGAAAGGTGTACCAGCAGTCATCACCTCCTCCAGTATGGTTGCAGTCGCAGTGCTTGCAGTATGGGGAGGTATTTGTAGGTCTCTGAGTCGCACCCCCAGAACCTCTACCTCGTCCGCGCTGGGCTCGCCCATTGCCTCGATTGCCGCGGCCACGGGTGGCGCTTCTGTTGGCGTCGTTGTTATCGCCAAGAGGCTGACTGCGGTTGTTGTCACCCCCAGAAGCTCGGATAGACGTGTTGATGGTCTTAATTGGGTCGTCGCGGCGGGCCTCGTCAATGAGCTCGCTGCACATGCGATCGACGTTCAGAGTAACGTTGCGGCGCAGATCAGCGCGGCGATCGCGTCCGTAGTCTGGGTAGGCGTTGTTGATAGCAAGAATGAACTGATACACTCGAGCTTTGTTAGATAGCTTACAGTCTGCGATGACGTCAAGCTTTGCAAGTCCTGCTTTGAACTTGTCGGTGAAGTTGGCTGTAGAGGGGCAGTCTTGAGCTCTCAGCTTGAAGAAATCTGCCCAGATAGTACACTCTTCAGTGACGCCTTGTTCACGATAACGAGCTGTAATAGCTTCGTACTTCTGCCTCACAGTAGGCAGGTTCATGACGTTGTCCCATACTGATCTTGGTACTGTATTGAGTATGGCCAAGGTGAGAGACGATTCTCGGGAGTTGTAGATACGATAGAGCTCATAGTCTTTGTCGTACTGTATAGTAACTTCTTTGTTGTGGGCTCGTACGCGTTGTTGAGCGTCAAGCAGAAGTTGTGGCGTGTTGAATGCCGATGACGTAGTTGTCGGTTCAGTTTGATAGTGAGGTGTTTCTGGGTATGTGACCATGTAGCTGCCGTCGAGTAGACCTCCGATAGAGTGAATATTTGCGTACAGCTTCAATGCTGCTTCCCAGTGGTAAGCGTTGCTACCATCTGCTTGTAGCTTTGGGATCGCGTCCATCGCTGTGGATGGCGCCATCGTGACTttatcgtcgtcgtcgtcgcgcgAGTGACTGATGTTGTGTTCAACTAATCGGTTCTGCTGCTGCGGAAATCGCACCTCTAGAGCACTTTATCGTGATAGAGGAGGGCTCATAAcctgatgaaggtggagaaaacgtgcgagaacttgttgtattggagctacgggaggagtgagaatatctatggtgcgcgcacggagcagctgactaatcagtgcctggccaatcagagcacgggaagcctgattcaccgtgaatactagtgaaggctcttACCGCGTCTCGACAGTATCGTCTCACTCGTCAATATACTTAAGTACAGTCAAGTACAATGTGGTGCATAACGCACTAAGCCGTCTTCCAGCCGCCGTGTATGGGAGTCGTCATTGCGCCGCGGACGTTCCAGTCCTTCCAGAGGTCGTCTTCGAGTTGAGCCTTGTCGTGATCTTGGTGAATTCCATTACTACCTAAGTAGATCTACGGCCATTTTCCTTGCGCCACTATACTATTGGTGCGTTGCTATTGGTGCGTAGAAGCTGAATTTGCCCGTGGGGTCATACTTCTGCTTAAGCGCCTGGAGCTTCTTCTGCCTCCAGCTCTCGTGACCATACCAGGCTTTCGGTCCCTCATCACCGTACGCATAGTTTACATACGTATGTAATTCCTTTGACCCTGTACCCTCCCGGATGATGTCGCGAAGCTGAGTGCCGAGCTTCTTGACGGCATTGTCCTGCGCCTTGCCAGTGGAGTTGTATACGATCAGAGGTGCAGCGAGGGTGTGCGCGTCGCGGAAGCCGAACGCGCTAGCGTTGTTGTTACGGAAGCGGACACCGCCACTGGCGTAGTCTTCGAACATGAAGATGGAGTTATAGTATGGGTTGTCGGTACCAGAAATAGCGGAGGAGTAGAGGTCCCAGGCCTTTCGCTGCGCAGTGACGTTGTAGGATTTTATGTAGATAGGGAAGCGAGGATTGTTGAAGCCAAAGTCCTGACATGGAGGCGATTCGAGGGCGATACCAGTCCACTTTGCGAGATCCTTGTAGGTGCCGGACTGAGGCGTCGTAGCGAGGGGACCGATTTTGTGAAAGGGGGTGGTGTACTTGGCATCGACAGCAGTAACACCCTCTTGGACGATGTAGATCACGATGACCGGCTGGTTCTATGTTAGCGACTGGAATTTTATCAAGGCTTGTAAATCATCTCACCCCCTCAGTGCTGTATGTTGCATCGTTCTGCCAGTAAGTCCAGTCATGAATGTCCGCGGCCTGCTTTCCACCCTGGAGAATGTACTTGTTGACAGCCTCGTACACCTCCTCGACCTTATCACCGCTGAAGACAATAGTCTCAATTGCCCAGTCGTAATGCTTGATGTCGTAAACCTTGGTAGTGACGGATGTGACGATGCCGAAGTTGTGGCCAGCGCCTTGCATGCCCCACCACAAGTCTGATTTGCTATCGATCGTCTTCAAGTCTCCGTTCGCGAGCACAACCTTCATGGAAAGTAACTGATCGGTGATCAGACCATAGTGACCCTGGAACCACCCGTGACCGCCACCGAGGGCCGGTCCCAAGAAGCTGACGCATTCACAGCATCCGGTGACTAAGTTTTGTTAGAACACGTCGAAGCTGTTGTGAATGTGTAACTAGATCTTACCAGTCTGCTTTCCAATAGCCCAAAGAGTATCAGTCAAATTCTTCGTGTTGATGCCACCCCCTACGGTCACCGACTTTCCATCCTTGGCGATCGAGATAGAGTTTAGCTGAGGCATATAGATCTCGATACCATAGTCCATCCTGCCCAAAGTTGTAAGGGTTCCATGATGGCCGTTGTAGGTGAGGAAAGGAATGTTATGCGTATTCGCAAAGTTGACCTGCAGCAAACATTGTTAGTACCACTCATCGCTTACTTTTGAATGAGCGCATCAACAACAGGACTTACGATCTTTTGAACATCCCTATCTATGCCCGGTGCGATGACGATGTTTGGCGTGGGAGCTTCAAGATTGGACCATCGATTTGTGTAGGTAGCAAACTCCTTTGTGCCTGGAAGGTAGATCTTCGCATTGACAGAAAGCTTTGTTGCCAATGTCTTCCAGTCGATGCCGGCTGCAGGGGTTCTAGGAGAGAGATTGAAGGGCGAAGCAAAACCTCCTCCGATGTTTGGCACGACCGACGTCAGGACCCAGCCTGCAACAACGAATAGCGTCAGGATGCTAGGTAACATGATGCTGGTAGAAAAGCACAAATATTGGTGCGAGAGGGATGGAAGATACCAATGTGCTGGAGTTTGGCTTCAAGCCCTGGAGCTACCTCCAACAAAAAGGAACGTCCAATAAATAGCTAAGGGCATTATCATCGATGACGAAGAATACTGGAAGGTTTTGCAGTGGTCCTGATGGCTTGAAGGCGGGACAGGTTACAAGGATGGACGGAGACAAGGGTGAACCTGCCCGGGTGGTCCTACGATAATCTTGACCATTCGCCTCGACTCGTGCGGCTGTGTGTTATTGAGTGGATCAGGGAGTCTCCGTTGAGCCCCGGCATTACCGCCATTGGCTCGTTGCTTTGACCAGATCCCGCAAGCCGCGCCGTCAACCGCCTAGACTCTGACAGCTGCCGTTCACGCGCTAGTGCGTGGCGTTCATCTCCTGCCGCTTCTCTCATGGCTTGGATAACTTCGAAACCTGCGCGGTTTGCAGAGTTACTCAAGGAAATGGGTGTCGTCCTATCTCTCGTAGACTACGCTGTCGGTACCCGAATGCGTAATGTGACCATGACTGCGCACCTTTGGGGGTTACACTTGGTTCCCGGTGCATAGCAGACCGAAGAAAGAGGGGAATACATCCACTCAATCCTTCAGCTCGCGCAGACATCGGCCGTGGACCTACCAGAGAACAGCATGGCTGCACGCGATATTACCATGCTCGCTAATGCAACTCTGCGACCCATGCCGTAATTCCAATATGCGGCAAGAACTGTGCCTTTGACTTATCACTTCCCCTTGCATAAGGTCGGCCCGCGAGCTCAAGCTTGGCGGTCGATGTGACTCCGGGTCACAGTGATCCAGCTAGCCGAGGAACATACTCATTCAACTCCTGTTCATGGCCTTGTCACGTGCAATTTGAAATACATGATATATGTTACATGTTTTTATTCTGCTTCTTCACTCATTTCAATCGAACAACCGACGGCAGTGCTGTTGCTGAGTTATATTCGAGCACCTTAAATAGAGAAATCGCCATGGGTACTGTGGAATTTTGGACGCTCTATACTCTTAGTGTCTTGATCACATTTTTGCGAATATATGCCAGTACCACAGTTGGTGTTCACAATCTACGATGGGACGACCGTGTCATGTGTATTGCAATTGTGAGCAACGGGAATCTCTGTTGCCTATATCACCTTTTTACTGACGATTCTTGAACCAGCTCTTCTATACAGCACAATGTGTCCTCGGGTATATACTGGGGGCAGTTGCCCAGGGCCTCGCCAATGATGGTATGACGCCGGATGAGCGCAGTGTACTCTCGCAAGATGATCACGAGTACATTATGCGGTATGTGCAAAGCCAGTCCTTCGTATAAGCAATACGACAACGTTCATCTCTAGTGTGTGAACCACTATGTCGCGAATGTAGCTAACATGACTCCAGAGTTATGGGATCTAAAATCCAGGTGGCGGGATGGACAGTAGCTGTATGTCTACTTTGGTCGCTCAAGCTATGTGTAGCACTTTTCTACCTTCGTCTTACCGTATGTGTATCTATCGCATCAGATCTATGAGCTTTGACTGACAGAGCCACACAGAGCTGCCTCCAGAAACTCAGGACCCATGTTCATATCGCTTTTGGTCTTATCACTATTACCTTCATCACTAGCCTCTTAACGATATACCTTTCCTGCCAACCCTTCTCCCACTACTGGCAGATCGTTCCTAACCCTGGTAACGTATGTCAAGCAGCGATATCAAAGCCCATAATCTGGGTGACATTCGTTTCGAACTTATCTACTGACGTACATCTGCTCTTGATACCTGTTCTTATGCTACGGAAATCGAGCTTGAAGAAGTACGAGAAGGTTGCTATCATGTTGGTACTTGGCGCTGGCGTGCTGGTCATTGCGTGCGCTACGCTCAAGAGTATCTATCTTATCGTAGTAGGACACTATCTCCCAGCTGCCGAGTCTCGAACCTTTATACTGATCGATCTTTAGGACCCTGCTCACAGCGGTGAGAACACAGCTTCTTGGGGTACTCGGGAAACATTCGTCGCCATCTTTACCACCAATCTGCCCATGATCTATGCCTTACTCAAGAAATGGCTCGCACCTTTCCTCCCAAGTACAACCCGCTCAAGCTACACCAAACCACACAAGTCCTCCAGCAGTGGCTTTAGAACTATCAGAAGTAACAGCAATGATGATAGGGTTAGGGCTAACGGTGTCACATGGGGCGTCTAACGTTACCTCGAATCTGACGTTCGGTAATGAGAGGGGAGAGCAGATGGTAAAGGGAGGCAATGTAAAACTGCAACATATGCAATGTACTACAATTCAACAACAAGGGAAGGGCATAATTGCCGTAACGAATCAGGTCATCATTACTTCCGGAGGCCTCGGTAGTTTGCGGGGCAATCACACATCCTAGATTCTGTAGTGTAGTAAAGAACGTCTCACGTCAAGATTTCTATCCGTCTCCCGACTCGCCACATAAGCAGTTGAACTAAGTTGGCTGTGTCACACTTCTGCGTCAGGTATATCCCTACGTGGTTGAGTCAGCCTTGCTCGACGGTGGACTGCTGCATGGCTCTCGGTCCACCGAACCTTCCTACATACCCCGTACACCCTCATGCAATTGCAGTTTCCGGTTCATGCAAGTGATCAATCTTTCATCCCACGCCAAGCCACTCTCCCCTAATGATAATCTTAACCGAAGAGCGCTAGCTCTTGTCAGCAGTACTTTGTGTAGGGAGACAACAGTATCTCCTAGCCCATAGAAGGCAACAATCAAACATATTTGCAAATATGAACCGTCGAAGCGCTATATTTGTGTCAAATTAGATGAGATCTTGTGGTAAACTAATAATTATTGATAATTGTGTGTCTTGTAACAAGAtgccaacaatcaagcctgcttgatgggcttgattgatttgattgagtgaatacaatcaagccaaatcAAGCCCAGACTGCTCAAAAGTACAAGcaaatcaagcccatcaagcaggcttgattggtgagcttgatAGGCTTGATCCTGGCTATATCGTAGAACGTGAAGCCGTAGATTTTGGTATaacctaggttccatcccatcttCTCTCACTTAAAGGCTAGTACGTACAGGGCATAGCGCCCACAACGTTAGCCGGCGGAGATATAGATCTTAGTTCCCGTAGCACAATAATTAACACGATTCTCTACATGTTCTATTCCCAGTGCTACCCGTTGCCATTATGCCAGACCCCAGACATCCTCGTAAACGCCCTGCTGCCGCTCCTGTTGCCGCCGCTGGTCGCTCAAAACGCCAGAAAGGCAGTAAATCACAGCCTATAACTATCGAAGCTTCGCAGCCATCTCACCCTTTCGTTATCGACGAGGATACACAGCGCGAGACTCCGCCAACGTCGCCGCGTCGAGCTATACTGGCCGCGAGCCAAGGCGTTGATTTCGAGATGCAGTTGCGCGACTCAATACCCGAAGATGCAATTGTCGCGCCTATTGAAGCCTCTGAGGTAGCTGCAGCGGCGTCTGAAGCGGTAGATGAAGGCGAGCCAGAGCCTGACTTCGACCCGCGTATGGCCGATAACTTTGATGGCATTAACTGGAGTCGCCTGCCACGGTATATGAAGCCTCTTCGGACacagaagcagaagaaaAGCTGGGTATACAACTACGGTTATCGGCTTACTCTCCGCAGTAATACCAACAGGATATTCTGGCTGTGCCACATCTGTCACAAGCGTAAAGCAGCGACTGCTGGCTTTGCGGAGACGACGGAGGCAACTAGTACTGCTGCGAGGCACCTGAATAGGGATCATGGAATAACAAACGCTGGCGAGCAACCGCCTCAGCAGCTTCTTG is a window of Pyrenophora tritici-repentis strain M4 chromosome 2, whole genome shotgun sequence DNA encoding:
- a CDS encoding GlcD, FAD-FMN-containing dehydrogenase, which codes for MLPSILTLFVVAGWVLTSVVPNIGGGFASPFNLSPRTPAAGIDWKTLATKLSVNAKIYLPGTKEFATYTNRWSNLEAPTPNIVIAPGIDRDVQKIVNFANTHNIPFLTYNGHHGTLTTLGRMDYGIEIYMPQLNSISIAKDGKSVTVGGGINTKNLTDTLWAIGKQTVTGCCECVSFLGPALGGGHGWFQGHYGLITDQLLSMKVVLANGDLKTIDSKSDLWWGMQGAGHNFGIVTSVTTKVYDIKHYDWAIETIVFSGDKVEEVYEAVNKYILQGGKQAADIHDWTYWQNDATYSTEGNQPVIVIYIVQEGVTAVDAKYTTPFHKIGPLATTPQSGTYKDLAKWTGIALESPPCQDFGFNNPRFPIYIKSYNVTAQRKAWDLYSSAISGTDNPYYNSIFMFEDYASGGVRFRNNNASAFGFRDAHTLAAPLIVYNSTGKAQDNAVKKLGTQLRDIIREGTGSKELHTYVNYAYGDEGPKAWYGHESWRQKKLQALKQKYDPTGKFSFYAPIATHQYNGIHQDHDKAQLEDDLWKDWNVRGAMTTPIHGGWKTAYALEVRFPQQQNRLVEHNISHSRDDDDDKVTMAPSTAMDAIPKLQADGSNAYHWEAALKLYANIHSIGGLLDGSYMVTYPETPHYQTEPTTTSSAFNTPQLLLDAQQRVRAHNKEVTIQYDKDYELYRIYNSRESSLTLAILNTVPRSVWDNVMNLPTVRQKYEAITARYREQGVTEECTIWADFFKLRAQDCPSTANFTDKFKAGLAKLDVIADCKLSNKARVYQFILAINNAYPDYGRDRRADLRRNVTLNVDRMCSELIDEARRDDPIKTINTSIRASGGDNNRSQPLGDNNDANRSATRGRGNRGNGRAQRGRGRGSGGATQRPTNTSPYCKHCDCNHTGGGDDCWYTFPHLATEAWRQRQAQQQGKQQPTSTNAAAINAEGFTFTTVHLSEKVQSLTKETSNFKQRFIIDTGSSDHICNDRNKFQILHDTTPAIINTGAGPITAKQVGTIQITVVTSEGVLNKVSFTNVLYAPDMFVSVLSHSKLRAKNLYYHGWDSKLYLMPSQQEIAFTPEIDKIPTLLLANTELEAARAFAFATAATTNPTGVLAPYREITLQELHELFGHADPKALKLLVANTTGLRLTTTQAFSCEACMLSKSKKQISRRSPARSTTFLHRIHIDIVGPVTPEGVNGERYWILYTDDYSRYRWIDFTDCKAAITSKLIQHLDKMETQHHVRVSIVHMDNDNMFLNQTTRRYFKDKGIISEPSTAYTPHQNGVAEASNYVVEVRARTMILAAPHISKSYWPYAAQYSIDVLNHSVSSAVPDSKTPRQLLFEHMKVANPVPNLCSFRTFGEAGYVHQPVQRRVQSAKFEPRSVKMYFVGREGSRIYLMWDPVTQSIHRTSSVVWPKHDVKAVVQEDTATTEPDQSFYIQDPPPALDPSSFPHHEVSLPEQGSGYVFDGLETEAQSSFDFDADIDNYNSLTEVANARATPQRRDTSQNAPRHDEISASFDARNILDGRRRITRPPNRYAAVSRCFATAITEATTTDLPPEPATRKAARLHPYSKQWIAAEDEELVSLDQNGTWETTTTIPPGVYALPTKWVYKYKVKDDGQLERFKARLVVCGNRQETDFWRETYAAVARATTLKVLLALVATEDLECEQADVVTAFLNGKLDKDEVVYVRLPDGRKAKLIKALYGLRRSPRLWYNELSSYLKGIGFDPLESDPCVFKHLDGSLILAYVDDIIFITATKQRMKEIKEAVYKKYKCRDLGPISHYLGLRIRRSRPSRLIEISMESYVDKLVEEYSRQHALPRYTPLDTSVLKLKLRSPTDLATQQQIQNYQKVIGKLLYPATQLRADISFHVAYLARAMSNPTPQHYEYAIQIIDYLKTFKSLVMSYRATSPHARMPITMYATSYDDNKNNTNPTLHLHGYSDASFADSEDRKSTSGYLFKLAGGTICHKSVKQKLVTTSTTEAEYVALTYAAKEATWLYRLLHQLGYNGTDTHPILIYGDNAPSIQLLHSEGHHERTKHVDIYYHYIKDQVREGNLHVEHVRTHEMAADGLTKPLERQAHSRYLQQLGLTTPTIETKDYNKGG